A part of Desulfomicrobium baculatum DSM 4028 genomic DNA contains:
- a CDS encoding queuosine precursor transporter, with amino-acid sequence MQTIVVLVASYIALQIFSDVGSLRIVMLGGMSIDAGTFIYPLTFTLRDMVHKTMGKQGARLMIITAAAFNLLMAGYFWLVSVLPPDMGVGAQPEFGQVLAPLWRLVFASIIAEVISELTDTEIYSLWKKKVTAGHQWSRVLASNAVSIPLDSLIFCWIAFGGLFEGSVVWSIFFSNTIIKFATTLVSLPAIYLVKEKEACPTATNNC; translated from the coding sequence ATGCAAACCATCGTCGTCCTCGTGGCGTCCTATATCGCCCTGCAGATATTTTCCGATGTCGGATCTCTGCGCATTGTCATGCTCGGCGGCATGTCCATCGACGCCGGGACCTTCATCTACCCCCTGACCTTCACCCTGCGCGACATGGTGCACAAGACCATGGGCAAGCAGGGGGCGCGGCTGATGATCATCACCGCCGCCGCCTTCAACCTGCTCATGGCCGGATATTTCTGGCTGGTTTCCGTATTGCCTCCGGATATGGGAGTGGGCGCGCAGCCGGAGTTCGGCCAGGTGCTGGCGCCCCTGTGGAGGCTTGTTTTCGCGTCCATCATCGCCGAAGTCATTTCCGAACTGACCGACACGGAAATCTACAGCCTGTGGAAGAAAAAAGTCACGGCCGGCCACCAGTGGTCCAGAGTCCTGGCCAGCAATGCGGTCAGCATCCCGCTGGACAGCCTCATCTTCTGCTGGATCGCTTTTGGCGGTCTGTTTGAAGGATCGGTGGTATGGTCCATCTTCTTCAGCAACACCATCATCAAATTCGCCACCACCCTCGTTTCCCTGCCTGCCATTTATCTGGTCAAGGAAAAGGAAGCGTGTCCTACAGCGACGAATAACTGCTGA
- a CDS encoding ABC transporter permease, which translates to MRLWKQFRGSYFLYSFLHDPVAMGSFIVLALLTLAAFGAPVIAPHDPYDTTTINIMDSEIPPVWMENGDQNFTLGTDAQGRDMLSTMLYGMRISLIIGVGATFMQAVIGIVLGLIAGYKGGRVDNFLMRMADVQLSFSTLMVAIFLSAIFQAIFGVAAFESMAVPFLVLVIGIAEWPQYARTVRASVLAEKKKEYVEAARVMGLPANRIMWRHILPNTMSPILVLSTVQVAHAIMSEAALSFLGLGMPITKPSLGSLINSGFDYIFSGSWWITMFPGFLLVLLILVINLLGDWVQDVLNPKLYKG; encoded by the coding sequence ATGAGACTTTGGAAGCAATTCCGCGGCTCGTACTTTTTGTACAGCTTTCTGCATGACCCGGTGGCCATGGGCAGTTTCATCGTGCTGGCTCTGCTGACCCTGGCCGCCTTCGGCGCGCCGGTCATCGCTCCGCACGATCCCTACGACACCACGACCATCAACATCATGGACTCGGAAATCCCGCCGGTGTGGATGGAGAACGGCGACCAGAACTTCACCCTCGGCACCGACGCCCAGGGCCGGGACATGCTCAGCACCATGCTCTACGGCATGCGCATCTCGCTGATCATCGGCGTCGGCGCGACCTTCATGCAGGCCGTCATCGGCATCGTGCTCGGGCTCATCGCCGGATACAAGGGCGGCAGGGTCGACAACTTCCTGATGCGCATGGCCGACGTGCAGCTCAGTTTCTCGACCCTCATGGTGGCCATCTTTCTCTCGGCCATTTTTCAGGCCATTTTCGGAGTGGCCGCCTTCGAAAGCATGGCCGTGCCTTTTCTGGTGCTGGTCATCGGCATCGCCGAATGGCCGCAGTACGCCCGCACCGTGCGCGCCTCGGTCCTGGCCGAAAAGAAGAAGGAATACGTGGAGGCGGCCCGCGTCATGGGTCTGCCCGCGAACCGCATCATGTGGCGGCACATCCTCCCCAACACCATGTCGCCCATCCTGGTCCTGTCCACCGTGCAGGTGGCTCACGCCATCATGAGCGAGGCGGCCCTTTCCTTCCTGGGGCTGGGCATGCCCATCACCAAGCCGTCCCTGGGCTCGCTCATCAATTCGGGCTTCGACTACATTTTCAGCGGCTCATGGTGGATCACCATGTTCCCCGGATTTCTGCTCGTGCTCCTCATTCTGGTCATCAACCTGCTCGGCGACTGGGTGCAGGACGTTCTCAACCCCAAACTGTACAAAGGATGA
- a CDS encoding acyl-CoA thioesterase produces the protein MTDTARKVSESETLMTHRALPEDANPAGNVHGGVILKHLDLAGAVCAMRHARMSVVTASIDRMEFKAAVKVGELMLLHASVNRAGKQSMEIGVRVVVEDLMTGEQRHAASAYLTFVAMGPDKKPALVPGLILETPTHQRRNREAGMRRELRLEERKRERLAQESEKA, from the coding sequence ATGACCGACACCGCCCGCAAAGTCAGCGAGAGCGAAACGCTCATGACCCACCGCGCCCTGCCCGAGGACGCCAACCCTGCCGGCAACGTGCATGGCGGGGTGATACTCAAACACCTCGACTTGGCCGGAGCGGTCTGCGCCATGCGCCACGCGCGCATGAGCGTGGTCACGGCCTCCATCGACCGCATGGAGTTCAAGGCGGCCGTAAAGGTGGGAGAGCTCATGCTGCTGCACGCCAGCGTGAACAGGGCCGGAAAACAGTCCATGGAGATCGGGGTGCGCGTGGTCGTGGAAGACCTCATGACCGGCGAGCAGCGTCACGCGGCCTCGGCCTACCTGACCTTCGTGGCCATGGGGCCGGACAAAAAACCAGCGCTCGTGCCGGGCCTCATCCTGGAAACCCCGACCCACCAGCGCCGTAACCGCGAAGCAGGCATGCGCCGGGAACTGCGCCTGGAAGAACGCAAACGGGAGCGGCTGGCGCAGGAATCGGAAAAAGCCTGA
- a CDS encoding LptF/LptG family permease, with the protein MNLLTRYILRQNLFLLLLVCGIGLGIYVFIDLFDRLDNFLEAGVGLSSVGAYFLYRTPFILAQIFPAVFLIALMVQMGLMLRSRELLALEACSVSPGAVAKSVIWYALALCVAQLFFSEALGVSGHRAAERIWNEEVRDRQIEKRQLSDLWFREGNRIVHMGSVTPAAGRGLELTVHVLEDDDAGSIREIIRAQEFTSAPEGWLLSGVTRTLPATFEVQKAAQMELDLRTDVSSFLIVDPKTRLESLPLLQLGAEIKRLRDSGSNIERLQTAWHMKLAYAGSVLVMALIALAVVSFFGSLFVIIPLGLVATFCYYGLFVLCASAGEKGLVPPVLAAWAANAFFTAVAGGWLLRGRSFHLG; encoded by the coding sequence ATGAATCTGCTGACACGTTATATTCTGCGGCAAAATCTATTTCTTTTGCTTTTGGTCTGCGGAATCGGCCTTGGTATCTATGTCTTTATCGATCTTTTCGACCGGCTGGATAATTTTCTGGAAGCGGGAGTCGGGTTGTCGTCCGTGGGCGCCTATTTTCTCTATCGCACGCCTTTCATTCTGGCCCAGATTTTTCCGGCGGTCTTTCTGATCGCGCTCATGGTGCAGATGGGGCTCATGCTGCGCAGTCGCGAATTGCTGGCCCTGGAAGCATGCTCCGTGTCTCCGGGCGCGGTGGCCAAATCCGTGATTTGGTACGCCCTCGCCCTTTGCGTGGCGCAGCTCTTTTTTTCCGAGGCGCTGGGCGTCAGCGGGCACAGGGCGGCGGAGCGGATCTGGAACGAGGAGGTGCGCGATCGGCAGATTGAAAAACGGCAGCTGTCCGACCTCTGGTTTCGCGAAGGCAATCGCATCGTGCATATGGGGTCAGTGACTCCGGCTGCGGGGCGGGGCTTGGAGCTGACGGTTCATGTTCTGGAGGATGACGACGCCGGAAGCATCCGGGAGATTATCCGGGCGCAGGAGTTCACGTCCGCGCCGGAGGGCTGGCTTTTGTCCGGCGTGACGCGCACGCTGCCCGCAACCTTTGAAGTGCAGAAGGCGGCGCAGATGGAGCTTGATTTGCGTACCGACGTGAGCAGCTTTCTCATCGTCGATCCCAAGACTCGGCTTGAGTCGTTGCCTCTTTTGCAATTGGGCGCTGAAATAAAGCGGCTGAGGGATTCCGGATCCAATATCGAGCGGTTGCAGACCGCCTGGCACATGAAACTGGCCTATGCGGGCTCGGTTCTGGTCATGGCGCTTATCGCCCTGGCTGTGGTGTCTTTTTTCGGATCGCTTTTCGTCATCATTCCCCTCGGGCTGGTGGCCACATTTTGTTATTATGGCTTGTTCGTGCTGTGCGCCTCGGCCGGGGAAAAGGGGTTGGTGCCGCCGGTACTGGCAGCCTGGGCGGCCAATGCCTTCTTTACGGCCGTCGCAGGCGGATGGTTGCTGCGCGGCCGATCCTTTCATCTGGGTTGA
- a CDS encoding TetR/AcrR family transcriptional regulator, whose product MGNKERILETAKRLFGELGYAETTYKRIAQEAGIADGLIAHHYGSKENLFQLVEIEILTDLLLKIDESQYYASDGLSGVLNFAKCILKASTTPESGFLTLLRCSPFLANTVDADNSEILTVCSRVVEKMLECLRRGIGDGSIRADLEPNLAASVIFSTVFGSTRARLLAKENILGLSFSDDFYPEILRILTRYLEPVEETTTHGHESLSSSELP is encoded by the coding sequence ATGGGCAACAAAGAACGCATTCTGGAGACGGCCAAACGGCTATTCGGGGAACTTGGGTACGCGGAAACCACCTACAAGCGCATCGCCCAGGAGGCAGGCATTGCCGACGGCCTCATCGCCCACCACTATGGGAGCAAGGAAAACCTGTTCCAACTGGTGGAAATTGAAATTCTCACCGACCTGCTGCTCAAAATAGATGAGAGCCAGTATTATGCATCCGACGGACTGAGCGGCGTACTCAATTTCGCAAAGTGCATCCTGAAGGCTTCCACGACGCCCGAATCAGGTTTCCTGACCCTGCTGCGTTGCTCCCCGTTCCTGGCCAACACCGTCGACGCGGACAACTCTGAAATCCTGACCGTCTGTTCCCGCGTGGTGGAAAAAATGCTTGAGTGCCTGCGCAGGGGCATCGGTGATGGTTCAATCCGCGCCGACCTGGAGCCCAACCTCGCCGCCAGCGTCATCTTCTCCACGGTCTTCGGCTCGACCCGTGCCCGCTTGCTGGCCAAGGAAAACATCCTTGGGCTCAGTTTTTCAGACGATTTTTACCCGGAAATCCTGCGGATTCTGACCAGATATCTGGAACCCGTTGAGGAGACCACGACACACGGTCACGAATCCTTGTCCTCATCCGAGTTGCCCTGA
- a CDS encoding ABC transporter permease, protein MFAFTVRRIIQAIIVMLIISFIGFALKQNVGDPVRELTGISVSAAERDAIREKLGLNDPFLIQYGRFLKGAVLEGNIGQSFFYKKPAMEVILNKAPATIELVMCCTVLIVILSIPMGIYSAIYPRRLLSRLIMGLSTIGVSVPIFLIAILLIYVFAIELNWLPSYGRGETVNVWGWESGLLTLDGLRHLILPTTALTALMLPLFVRLIRSEMMEVLQTEYVKFAWAKGLPRMRIWFVHAFKNTLLPVITVGGVQIGTMIAFTILTETVFQWGGLGFLFLEAVERADTSLLVAYLIFVGIIFVVVNTAVDIIYGLVNPMVRITGRK, encoded by the coding sequence ATGTTTGCATTCACTGTCCGCCGTATTATCCAAGCCATCATCGTCATGCTCATCATCAGCTTCATCGGCTTCGCCCTCAAGCAGAACGTGGGCGACCCGGTGCGCGAACTGACCGGCATTTCGGTTTCAGCCGCCGAGCGCGACGCCATCCGCGAGAAGCTGGGACTCAACGACCCGTTCCTCATTCAGTACGGCCGTTTTTTGAAAGGCGCCGTGCTGGAAGGCAACATCGGCCAGTCCTTCTTCTACAAGAAGCCGGCCATGGAAGTCATTTTGAACAAGGCTCCGGCGACCATCGAGCTGGTCATGTGCTGCACGGTTCTCATTGTCATCCTGTCCATCCCCATGGGCATCTACAGCGCCATCTACCCCAGGCGGCTGCTCTCCAGGCTGATCATGGGCCTGAGCACCATCGGCGTTTCCGTACCCATTTTTCTCATCGCCATCCTGCTCATCTATGTTTTCGCCATCGAGCTGAACTGGCTGCCGTCGTACGGACGCGGAGAAACGGTCAATGTCTGGGGCTGGGAATCAGGACTTTTGACTCTGGACGGCCTGAGGCACCTCATCCTGCCGACCACGGCCTTGACCGCGCTGATGCTGCCGCTCTTCGTGCGCCTCATCCGCTCGGAAATGATGGAGGTGCTGCAGACCGAATACGTCAAGTTCGCCTGGGCCAAGGGACTGCCGCGCATGCGCATCTGGTTCGTGCATGCCTTCAAGAACACGCTGCTTCCGGTCATCACCGTGGGCGGCGTGCAGATCGGGACCATGATCGCCTTCACCATTCTGACCGAGACCGTGTTCCAGTGGGGAGGCCTCGGCTTTCTGTTCCTCGAAGCCGTCGAGCGGGCGGACACGTCCCTTTTGGTGGCCTATCTCATTTTCGTCGGCATCATCTTCGTGGTGGTGAACACCGCCGTTGACATCATCTATGGCCTGGTCAATCCCATGGTCCGCATCACAGGAAGGAAATAA
- a CDS encoding OmpP1/FadL family transporter, translating into MRTLKTWVMACCLVLVTVQFCSAAGFAIYEWGARDMALGGATVGRADDPAALASNPAGITQLEGVQVTAGVLGIHPVLDVEANGKSKTSDEDALYLPPHFYATWKVNDRYSVGLATFSRFGLGTVFDEDWEGRYNSYEGVMESVSVNPNVAVKVTDKLSAAFGVEAMYLNFNLKKKINFGAVGQPDGDTDLEADGMGYGFNMALHYQPCDYAKLGLSYRSPITMKVTGDANFSDIPTAPVPFEALGAFRDTSAHGTVTLPDSFAFGVAVYPIDKLSVEVGAVYTLWSKYDELKIGFGDDVIPVNSNPFNLTDETTSEKNWNDVWRFNVGVEYAALDWLDLRLGYVYDNTPVPDDTIDYLLPDSDRQIFSTGLGFHKDNWAVDVNYSYLLFADRDIDGRAADYVYDGEVNDADCHIAGVSFTYKF; encoded by the coding sequence ATGCGAACTTTGAAAACGTGGGTCATGGCCTGCTGTCTGGTGCTGGTCACGGTGCAGTTCTGTTCTGCGGCGGGTTTTGCTATTTATGAATGGGGCGCCCGTGACATGGCCCTGGGTGGCGCCACTGTGGGCCGCGCCGATGACCCGGCCGCGCTTGCGAGCAATCCGGCGGGCATTACGCAGCTTGAAGGCGTACAGGTTACCGCCGGCGTCTTGGGCATCCATCCCGTGCTTGATGTCGAGGCCAATGGCAAGTCGAAGACCTCGGATGAGGACGCCCTGTACCTGCCTCCGCATTTTTACGCCACCTGGAAGGTCAACGATCGTTACAGCGTCGGCCTGGCAACCTTCTCGCGTTTTGGGCTCGGTACAGTCTTCGATGAAGACTGGGAAGGCCGCTACAATTCCTACGAAGGGGTCATGGAGAGCGTGTCCGTCAACCCCAACGTGGCCGTTAAGGTCACGGATAAGCTTTCCGCCGCCTTCGGCGTGGAGGCCATGTATTTAAATTTTAATCTGAAAAAGAAGATTAACTTCGGCGCTGTTGGTCAGCCTGACGGCGACACGGATCTTGAGGCCGACGGTATGGGCTACGGCTTCAACATGGCCCTGCATTATCAGCCTTGCGATTACGCCAAGCTGGGCCTGTCCTATCGCAGTCCCATCACGATGAAAGTCACGGGTGACGCGAATTTTTCCGACATCCCCACCGCGCCGGTCCCCTTCGAAGCCCTGGGAGCTTTCCGTGACACTTCCGCCCACGGTACCGTGACCCTGCCGGACTCCTTTGCTTTCGGCGTGGCCGTGTACCCCATAGACAAGCTGAGCGTCGAAGTCGGCGCGGTTTACACCCTCTGGAGCAAGTACGACGAACTGAAGATTGGATTCGGGGATGACGTCATCCCGGTCAACAGCAATCCGTTCAACTTGACGGATGAGACCACTTCGGAGAAAAACTGGAACGACGTATGGCGCTTCAACGTCGGTGTCGAGTACGCAGCACTGGATTGGCTCGATCTGCGCCTCGGCTACGTCTATGACAACACCCCTGTGCCCGACGACACCATCGACTATCTTCTGCCCGACAGCGACCGCCAGATCTTCAGTACGGGCCTCGGCTTCCACAAGGACAACTGGGCCGTGGACGTGAACTACTCCTATCTGCTTTTCGCGGACCGCGACATTGACGGCCGCGCCGCAGACTACGTCTATGACGGTGAGGTCAATGACGCCGATTGCCACATAGCCGGCGTGTCCTTCACGTACAAGTTCTAG
- a CDS encoding ABC transporter ATP-binding protein — translation MTDSKSLVRISNVVKHFDISGGFLDRISFSGGTPTLTTTTVKALNDVSLDIVQGEILSVVGESGCGKSTLGRTVLGLYPPTSGEIAFRGQRIDNLSPKEMLPYRRKMQMVFQDPYASLNPRMTVRQILEEPTHFHFPELSGSQVQDKVAEVMRQVGVDPAWAGRFPHEFSGGQRQRISIARALMVDPEFIVADEPISALDVSIQAQILNLIMDCQERFGLTYMFITHDLSVVEHISTRVAVMYLGTLCELADKKSLYGDPQHPYSRALLSAIPKLGAKGFAHIRLKGEVPTPIHLPTGCVFHTRCPFVEERCRREIPKLLKRPNGSQAACHALEEGRI, via the coding sequence ATGACAGACAGTAAATCTCTCGTGCGCATCAGCAATGTGGTGAAGCACTTCGACATCTCCGGCGGCTTTCTGGACCGGATCAGTTTTTCCGGCGGCACGCCGACCCTGACCACGACCACAGTCAAGGCATTAAACGATGTTTCCCTCGACATCGTGCAGGGCGAAATCCTGTCCGTGGTCGGCGAATCGGGCTGCGGCAAGTCCACGCTGGGGCGCACGGTGCTGGGCCTTTACCCGCCCACCAGCGGCGAAATCGCCTTTCGCGGACAGCGTATCGACAATCTCTCGCCAAAAGAAATGCTCCCCTACCGCCGCAAAATGCAGATGGTCTTCCAGGACCCCTACGCGTCGTTGAACCCGCGCATGACCGTGCGCCAGATCCTGGAAGAGCCGACGCATTTCCACTTTCCCGAGCTGTCCGGCTCCCAGGTTCAGGACAAGGTGGCCGAGGTCATGCGCCAGGTCGGCGTGGACCCGGCCTGGGCCGGACGCTTCCCGCACGAATTTTCCGGCGGCCAGCGCCAGCGCATCAGCATTGCCCGCGCGCTGATGGTCGACCCGGAATTCATCGTCGCTGACGAGCCCATCTCGGCGCTGGACGTGTCCATCCAGGCCCAGATCCTGAACCTGATCATGGACTGCCAGGAGCGCTTCGGCCTGACCTACATGTTCATCACCCACGACCTGTCCGTGGTCGAGCACATCAGCACCCGGGTGGCCGTCATGTACCTCGGCACCCTGTGCGAACTGGCCGACAAGAAGAGCCTCTACGGCGACCCGCAGCACCCCTATTCCCGCGCCCTGCTCTCAGCCATCCCCAAGCTCGGCGCCAAGGGCTTCGCCCACATCCGCCTGAAGGGCGAGGTGCCCACCCCCATCCATCTGCCCACGGGCTGCGTCTTCCACACCCGCTGCCCGTTCGTGGAGGAACGCTGCCGCCGCGAGATCCCGAAACTGCTGAAACGCCCGAACGGCAGCCAGGCCGCCTGTCACGCGCTGGAAGAAGGACGAATCTGA
- a CDS encoding methyl-accepting chemotaxis protein, whose translation MKLSIRKKLLFAFSSTILTSILITCVVLGLQIRDSSIATFHNSASKELSQIDRAIGIFVDKALKMTTMIARDALVRRADESLHSYVTETEKKAPKDIVRSPLEEEMARFFKNINAAHPEYVEVFIGTKWGGFVSSGDNEMPPGYDPRKRPWYTTAMETPDKASLSPAYMSTTGEAVISNMFPITSESGEIIGCTGLDVGLGVLTSLIEKSPMGQTGYVILVQDDGTILANPRHDDLNFKKMNETGVPALTELGAISQGGMEVRMDDKDWFAQVHTIEGLGWKLVGVIEKEEVMAGFNTMLRKMAIMAVVLMAVFLALAAIFANTMARPIINATGMLKDVAEGEGDLTRKLDVTSNDEIGEMARWFNTFLDKLRAIISEVVSNGGSLNNASDRLLSISQALTTGANEAARKAESVASATQDLNSRFSSVAAAMEQTTQNTNMVATATEEMAVTITEIASNTEKARTVAGRAMTEAGAATAAMSALGDAAMDIGKVTAIITEISDQTNLLALNATIEAARAGEAGRGFAVVANEIKELAKQTATATEEIKERIVEVQGTSKTTEGQIITISKIIEEINNIIASVAAAIEEQSVATRDIAGNVAQASQGLQEINVNVAQSSAVIKDISDEIADVNNAAESTNQNTAEVARNAEELRKLAANLFTLLGRFRT comes from the coding sequence ATGAAGCTCTCTATTCGCAAAAAGCTCCTTTTTGCCTTTTCCAGCACCATTCTGACTTCGATTCTGATCACCTGCGTCGTGCTGGGACTTCAGATCCGCGACTCCTCCATCGCCACATTCCACAATTCCGCGTCCAAAGAGTTGTCCCAGATAGACCGGGCCATCGGCATATTCGTGGACAAGGCTCTGAAAATGACGACCATGATTGCCCGCGACGCCCTGGTCCGCAGAGCCGACGAATCCCTGCACAGTTATGTGACCGAAACCGAGAAGAAAGCGCCCAAAGACATTGTCCGCAGTCCGCTTGAAGAGGAAATGGCGCGATTCTTCAAGAACATCAACGCCGCGCATCCCGAATACGTCGAGGTATTCATCGGCACCAAGTGGGGCGGCTTCGTCTCCTCGGGCGACAATGAAATGCCCCCCGGCTATGATCCGAGAAAACGACCATGGTACACCACGGCCATGGAAACCCCGGACAAGGCGTCCCTCTCCCCTGCCTACATGTCGACCACGGGCGAAGCGGTCATCAGCAACATGTTTCCCATCACTTCCGAGAGCGGCGAAATCATCGGCTGCACCGGACTCGACGTAGGGCTGGGGGTACTGACCAGTCTCATCGAAAAATCACCCATGGGCCAGACCGGGTACGTCATCCTGGTGCAGGATGACGGGACAATCCTGGCCAACCCCCGGCATGACGACCTCAACTTCAAGAAAATGAATGAAACCGGAGTTCCGGCCCTGACGGAACTGGGCGCGATCAGCCAGGGCGGAATGGAAGTGCGCATGGATGACAAAGATTGGTTCGCCCAGGTGCACACCATTGAGGGATTGGGCTGGAAGCTCGTCGGCGTGATCGAAAAAGAGGAGGTCATGGCCGGGTTCAACACCATGCTGCGCAAAATGGCGATCATGGCCGTGGTGCTCATGGCCGTTTTCCTGGCCCTGGCCGCTATTTTCGCCAACACCATGGCCAGGCCCATTATCAACGCTACCGGCATGCTCAAGGATGTGGCCGAAGGCGAGGGCGACCTGACACGCAAACTCGACGTGACTTCCAATGATGAAATCGGCGAGATGGCCCGCTGGTTCAACACCTTTTTGGACAAGCTCCGCGCCATCATCAGTGAAGTCGTCTCCAACGGCGGAAGCCTGAACAACGCATCCGACCGGCTGCTGTCCATATCCCAGGCCCTTACCACAGGCGCGAACGAGGCGGCCCGCAAGGCCGAATCCGTCGCATCAGCGACCCAGGATCTCAATTCCAGGTTCAGCAGCGTGGCCGCGGCCATGGAGCAGACCACCCAGAACACCAATATGGTGGCCACGGCCACGGAAGAAATGGCCGTAACCATAACCGAGATCGCCTCCAACACTGAAAAGGCCAGAACCGTGGCCGGACGGGCCATGACCGAAGCCGGGGCCGCGACCGCCGCCATGAGCGCACTGGGTGATGCGGCCATGGATATCGGCAAGGTCACGGCCATCATCACCGAGATTTCGGATCAGACCAATCTGTTGGCTCTCAATGCGACCATCGAGGCGGCCAGGGCCGGAGAGGCCGGGCGGGGATTCGCGGTGGTGGCCAACGAAATCAAGGAGCTTGCCAAGCAGACCGCCACGGCCACGGAAGAAATCAAGGAACGCATCGTCGAAGTCCAAGGCACTTCAAAAACGACTGAAGGCCAGATTATTACCATTTCCAAGATTATCGAGGAGATAAACAACATCATCGCCAGCGTGGCCGCCGCCATCGAAGAACAGTCCGTGGCCACCCGCGACATCGCAGGCAACGTGGCCCAGGCCTCGCAGGGCTTGCAGGAGATCAACGTGAACGTGGCCCAGAGTTCGGCGGTCATTAAGGACATCTCGGACGAAATCGCGGACGTGAACAACGCGGCCGAAAGCACCAACCAGAACACGGCAGAGGTTGCCCGCAACGCTGAGGAGCTGCGCAAGCTGGCCGCCAACCTGTTCACCCTGCTCGGTCGCTTCCGGACCTGA
- a CDS encoding ABC transporter ATP-binding protein, whose amino-acid sequence MTHLLEVQDLVVKFGLRSGDLTALNGINFTLNPGERMGLVGESGAGKSVAGFSIINLISRPGFIASGRVLFEGEEISAYPLEQMRGIRGNRISMIFQDPMMTLNPVLTIGTQMVETIQAHNQVSAAHAREIALEKLQKVYISSPGKRLGQYPHELSGGMRQRVVIAISLLTNPSLIIADEPTTALDVTIQAEVMALLLELCKHEHMGLILITHDLGVVSQVTEKIAVMYAGRIVEQGPTAGIVTNPRHPYTKGLIQALPQGGGGRGRLHQIPGMMPNLTSIPPGCAFHPRCEHAMDICQREAPPLFGDSENSGLVACHLYSQSR is encoded by the coding sequence ATGACCCATCTTCTTGAAGTGCAGGATCTGGTGGTCAAATTCGGGCTGCGTTCCGGAGACCTCACTGCCCTGAACGGCATCAATTTCACCCTGAATCCCGGCGAGCGCATGGGGCTGGTGGGTGAATCGGGCGCGGGCAAATCCGTGGCCGGGTTTTCCATCATCAACCTGATCAGCAGGCCCGGCTTCATCGCCTCGGGCCGCGTCCTCTTCGAGGGCGAAGAGATCAGCGCCTACCCGCTGGAACAGATGCGCGGCATTCGCGGCAACCGCATCAGCATGATCTTCCAGGACCCCATGATGACCCTGAACCCCGTGCTGACCATCGGCACGCAGATGGTCGAGACCATCCAGGCCCACAACCAGGTCAGCGCCGCCCATGCCCGCGAAATCGCGCTGGAAAAACTGCAAAAAGTCTATATCTCCTCTCCGGGCAAGCGCCTGGGGCAGTACCCGCACGAACTCTCGGGCGGCATGCGCCAGCGCGTGGTCATCGCCATTTCGCTTCTGACCAACCCGAGCCTGATTATCGCCGACGAGCCGACCACGGCGCTCGATGTGACCATTCAGGCCGAGGTCATGGCTCTCTTGCTTGAGCTGTGCAAGCACGAGCACATGGGCCTCATCCTCATCACCCATGATCTGGGCGTGGTCTCGCAGGTCACGGAGAAGATCGCGGTCATGTACGCCGGGCGCATCGTCGAGCAGGGTCCGACGGCCGGCATCGTCACAAACCCCAGGCATCCCTACACCAAGGGGCTGATCCAGGCGTTGCCCCAGGGCGGAGGCGGACGCGGACGGCTGCACCAGATTCCGGGCATGATGCCCAACCTGACCAGCATCCCTCCGGGCTGCGCCTTCCACCCGCGCTGCGAACACGCCATGGACATCTGTCAGCGTGAAGCGCCCCCGCTCTTCGGTGATTCTGAAAACTCGGGCCTGGTGGCCTGTCATCTTTACTCGCAATCCAGGTAG